One window of the Spirochaetia bacterium 38H-sp genome contains the following:
- a CDS encoding FtsX-like permease family protein — protein MFLKMAILSLSRHKKRTVLIILAIAISVFALEIMGAMFDGMRVNFFKSLTKNTGHIVVYAKGYKEQINPLGLEKRIDNWKEIAEELKENSFVVSAEGFLKLGALAVSVPIDWEKESRDLAVEVVGTDRNTSFYSQVREGLIGGAFLPYKKSILISQRLAELLDVKLGDILSLIVEGAIGEAYYLDFSVDGIFKTSSDTFDEGTVFIQLSTAQELAGTGDSVTEIRLLCQDKSYADMVKTSFFKTHPDIQLDMQTWKEINGGFAVIMDMVDVVLIFMNLVVLIVGGSLIANAILMNVFDRIREYGTLRAIGLTRKKLLGLIVMEGSVEGVIGTALGLFISLPLIWFFSVNPISGIEELSDYLMSSSFTFVITAQNLILNIASGILLAIFASLYAGFVASKKTIYQSLTYI, from the coding sequence ATGTTTCTTAAAATGGCGATCTTGTCTTTAAGCAGACATAAGAAACGTACTGTCTTGATTATACTGGCAATAGCCATATCCGTGTTTGCCCTGGAAATAATGGGAGCAATGTTTGACGGTATGAGAGTAAACTTTTTTAAATCTCTTACCAAAAACACAGGTCATATCGTAGTTTATGCAAAAGGATATAAAGAACAGATTAATCCGCTTGGTCTGGAAAAAAGAATTGATAACTGGAAAGAGATAGCAGAAGAACTTAAAGAAAACAGTTTTGTCGTATCCGCAGAAGGTTTTCTCAAGCTGGGAGCTTTGGCTGTTTCTGTTCCTATTGATTGGGAAAAAGAGAGCAGAGATCTTGCCGTAGAGGTAGTAGGAACAGATAGAAATACGAGTTTTTACTCTCAGGTAAGAGAAGGTCTTATTGGAGGAGCTTTTCTGCCGTATAAAAAAAGTATATTGATATCTCAGAGGCTTGCAGAACTACTTGATGTAAAGTTGGGAGATATCCTTTCTCTTATAGTAGAAGGTGCTATAGGAGAAGCCTATTATCTGGACTTTTCTGTGGATGGAATATTTAAAACAAGCTCTGATACTTTTGATGAAGGTACAGTCTTTATACAACTCTCCACTGCTCAGGAGCTTGCCGGAACCGGCGATTCTGTCACGGAGATAAGACTTTTGTGTCAGGATAAAAGCTATGCGGATATGGTAAAGACTTCTTTTTTTAAGACTCATCCTGACATACAACTCGATATGCAAACATGGAAAGAAATAAACGGTGGTTTTGCCGTTATAATGGACATGGTGGATGTCGTTCTTATCTTTATGAATCTTGTTGTCCTTATTGTTGGAGGCTCGCTCATTGCAAACGCAATTCTGATGAATGTTTTTGACAGGATACGAGAATATGGCACATTAAGAGCGATAGGGCTTACCAGAAAAAAACTGCTTGGGCTTATAGTTATGGAAGGATCTGTAGAGGGTGTAATAGGAACAGCCCTGGGTCTTTTTATTTCTTTGCCACTAATTTGGTTCTTTTCTGTAAACCCCATAAGCGGAATAGAAGAACTTTCTGACTATCTTATGAGCTCATCTTTTACCTTTGTAATAACTGCTCAAAACCTGATTCTTAATATAGCAAGTGGAATTCTTCTTGCGATATTTGCATCTCTATATGCGGGCTTTGTTGCATCAAAAAAAACTATCTATCAGTCTCTCACCTATATCTAG
- a CDS encoding ABC transporter ATP-binding protein, which produces MSGNPIFSVKNLVMDFSISGKNFFSKQQTLRALNDVSFDIYPGESLAVVGESGCGKSTICRIAMRFYNPTSGKMLFDGGDVHAFSGDELRKYRQKVQMIFQDPFSSLNPLHSIYYHLKRPIELYHKCDKIETKKRMDEALSLVGLVPPEEQGKKFPHQLSGGQRQRAFLARILAIGADVIFADEPTSMLDVSIRLGVLNLMNKLKKDMGKSFLYITHDIATARYFADRIIVLYSGHMVEWGDVDSVVLNPKHPYTRLLISAAPDPERDGLAKLDVKEDVENEVSFWTPEKKGCPFYNRCPVALEICSISFPDEKMVGDNQFVRCHYV; this is translated from the coding sequence ATGTCAGGTAATCCTATTTTTAGTGTAAAAAATCTTGTTATGGATTTTTCCATAAGTGGAAAAAATTTTTTTTCTAAACAGCAGACTTTGCGTGCTTTAAATGATGTTTCTTTTGATATTTATCCAGGAGAATCTTTGGCTGTTGTGGGTGAATCAGGTTGTGGTAAATCCACTATATGTCGTATTGCTATGCGCTTTTATAATCCTACTTCGGGGAAGATGCTTTTTGATGGTGGTGATGTGCATGCTTTTTCCGGAGATGAGCTTAGGAAATACAGGCAAAAGGTCCAGATGATTTTTCAGGATCCTTTTTCCAGTCTTAATCCGTTGCATTCTATTTATTATCATCTTAAGCGTCCTATTGAGCTATATCATAAGTGTGATAAGATAGAAACTAAGAAGAGGATGGATGAGGCTTTATCTCTTGTTGGACTTGTGCCTCCGGAAGAGCAGGGGAAAAAGTTTCCACATCAGCTTTCTGGTGGACAGAGACAGAGGGCTTTTCTTGCAAGGATTCTTGCGATAGGTGCGGATGTTATTTTTGCGGATGAGCCTACTTCTATGCTTGATGTTTCTATTCGTTTGGGCGTTCTTAATCTTATGAATAAGTTAAAAAAGGATATGGGTAAGTCTTTTCTTTATATAACTCATGATATTGCAACTGCCAGGTATTTTGCGGATAGGATTATTGTTCTTTATAGTGGACATATGGTTGAGTGGGGGGATGTTGATTCTGTTGTTCTTAATCCCAAACATCCATATACGAGGTTATTGATTTCTGCTGCTCCAGATCCCGAAAGAGATGGACTTGCAAAATTGGATGTAAAAGAAGATGTGGAGAATGAGGTTAGTTTTTGGACTCCGGAAAAGAAGGGTTGTCCTTTTTACAACAGATGTCCAGTTGCGCTTGAAATTTGTTCAATATCTTTTCCTGATGAAAAAATGGTTGGGGATAATCAGTTTGTACGATGCCATTATGTTTAG
- a CDS encoding ABC transporter ATP-binding protein, translating to MGFIVLEDVKKNYHLGKTIVHALKGISFSIEEGDFLSIVGPSGCGKTTLLNIIGCIDKPTSGNVLFDGRDVAGLSDDQEALMRLKNIGFIFQTFNLVPVLNVVENIELPLVLARIPAAERKKRVNFLVELVGLADFAEHKPDELSGGQRQRVAIARALVHKPRLIIADEPTANLDSVTGGHIMEEMKRLNKEEGVSFVFSTHDPAVMKYAKRTIRLKDGEMDHVS from the coding sequence ATGGGGTTTATTGTATTAGAAGATGTCAAGAAGAATTATCATCTTGGTAAGACAATAGTGCATGCCTTAAAAGGGATAAGTTTTTCTATAGAAGAAGGGGATTTTTTATCCATTGTAGGGCCGTCAGGTTGTGGGAAAACTACTCTGCTAAACATAATAGGATGCATAGATAAGCCGACATCAGGTAATGTCCTGTTTGATGGAAGGGATGTCGCAGGACTTTCCGACGACCAAGAAGCACTTATGAGGCTCAAGAATATAGGTTTTATATTTCAGACCTTTAATCTGGTGCCTGTCTTAAATGTTGTGGAAAATATTGAGCTTCCTCTTGTTCTTGCAAGGATTCCAGCAGCAGAAAGAAAAAAAAGAGTTAATTTCCTTGTAGAGCTTGTGGGGCTTGCTGACTTTGCAGAGCACAAACCGGATGAACTCTCTGGAGGTCAAAGACAGCGTGTTGCGATTGCCAGAGCTCTTGTACATAAGCCCAGGTTGATAATAGCTGACGAACCTACGGCAAATCTGGATTCTGTAACCGGCGGACATATCATGGAAGAGATGAAAAGGCTTAATAAAGAAGAAGGAGTAAGTTTTGTATTTTCTACTCATGACCCTGCAGTAATGAAATATGCAAAAAGAACTATAAGACTCAAAGACGGGGAGATGGACCATGTTTCTTAA
- a CDS encoding ABC transporter permease, which yields MYMAQLYQSGGKIDKETIHAVQEMFGFTEEKSLIESYFDYVGSIIKGNWGVSFTQYPQTVLEAVSRGLRWTVFLMGSVLIITFILNTLLGIYVAWKRGSKIDSALTLGGQLLANIPAVIVALLLNYWLARALRIFPIGYAVTPLFRPDNVFQYIGDVLYHAALPILSMVLVSFGGIMGMRANMINQLGEDYITMGWAKGVPDRRVMFGYGARNALLPVVTTVAMQFGYLLGGNFIIEIVFNYPGLGQVMLKALNGRDYPLMQGILLMSTILMLSANFIADLLLLVLDPRLRKQGR from the coding sequence ATGTATATGGCTCAACTTTATCAGAGTGGTGGTAAGATTGATAAAGAAACTATTCATGCTGTACAGGAAATGTTTGGCTTTACGGAAGAAAAGTCTCTTATAGAAAGTTATTTTGATTACGTCGGCAGCATCATAAAGGGCAATTGGGGTGTTTCTTTTACGCAATATCCTCAGACAGTTTTAGAGGCTGTTTCCAGAGGTCTGAGATGGACGGTTTTTTTAATGGGTTCTGTCCTTATAATTACTTTTATTTTAAATACCTTGTTGGGTATTTATGTTGCATGGAAAAGAGGCAGCAAGATAGACAGCGCCTTAACCTTGGGCGGACAGCTTTTGGCAAATATTCCTGCGGTTATCGTAGCACTGTTATTAAACTATTGGCTTGCACGTGCCTTAAGAATATTTCCCATTGGCTATGCTGTTACTCCTCTTTTTAGACCGGATAATGTTTTTCAATACATAGGTGATGTTCTTTATCATGCTGCTTTACCAATCCTTTCTATGGTTCTTGTAAGTTTTGGCGGAATCATGGGTATGCGTGCCAATATGATAAATCAGCTTGGAGAAGATTATATAACCATGGGATGGGCAAAAGGTGTGCCTGACAGACGTGTTATGTTTGGTTATGGAGCCAGAAATGCATTGCTTCCGGTGGTTACCACGGTGGCTATGCAGTTTGGTTATCTTCTTGGAGGTAATTTTATTATAGAAATAGTTTTCAATTATCCCGGACTGGGACAGGTTATGCTTAAGGCTCTAAACGGCAGAGATTATCCTCTCATGCAGGGCATATTACTCATGTCCACAATTCTTATGCTTTCTGCAAATTTCATTGCTGACTTGTTATTGCTGGTTTTGGACCCGCGACTTAGGAAACAGGGTAGGTAA
- a CDS encoding outer membrane lipoprotein-sorting protein, translating to MNRFLSVFILFFMFCSVFVFAEDLSDANSILRSMELSLNPKVYHAVFKMESHYPDRPDPAVMVFESWYKEGVGSFIVVLEPARSKGMRFLQKEGSLWMYNPRAGSKRPVRLSARASFQGSLFSNHDVSDPQYTDDYDAKIMSVERVEHPELGIVDMYILEAVAKRSDVAYGRVVIYVVKDSLIPFKIKYYSRSDFLIKEMILSGVKDIAGALRPTIYRMDSFEQEGAYSVVEVSSMEALKELGDEMFSRSALTR from the coding sequence ATGAATAGGTTTTTATCTGTTTTTATATTGTTTTTTATGTTTTGTTCTGTTTTTGTTTTTGCCGAGGATTTGTCGGATGCAAATTCTATTCTCAGGAGTATGGAACTAAGCCTAAATCCCAAGGTTTATCATGCTGTTTTTAAGATGGAGTCTCATTATCCTGATAGACCGGATCCGGCTGTTATGGTTTTTGAGTCCTGGTATAAGGAAGGAGTGGGTTCTTTTATTGTTGTTCTTGAGCCGGCCAGGTCAAAGGGTATGAGGTTTTTGCAAAAGGAAGGAAGTCTGTGGATGTATAATCCAAGGGCAGGTTCCAAAAGGCCGGTTAGGCTTTCTGCAAGAGCTTCTTTCCAGGGTAGTTTGTTTTCCAATCATGATGTGAGCGATCCTCAGTATACAGATGATTATGATGCAAAGATAATGTCCGTAGAAAGAGTGGAACATCCTGAGCTGGGAATTGTCGATATGTATATTCTTGAGGCTGTTGCAAAAAGGTCGGATGTTGCTTATGGAAGGGTTGTGATTTATGTGGTAAAGGATAGCCTTATACCCTTTAAAATAAAATATTATTCTCGTTCCGATTTCCTTATAAAGGAGATGATTCTTAGTGGGGTAAAGGATATTGCGGGTGCATTGCGTCCTACGATATACAGAATGGATTCTTTTGAGCAGGAGGGAGCGTATTCTGTTGTTGAGGTTAGCTCTATGGAGGCTTTAAAAGAGCTAGGTGATGAGATGTTTTCTCGTTCTGCTCTTACGAGGTAG
- a CDS encoding SDR family oxidoreductase: protein MFDVRGRWALITGASRGIGRLIALFMAERGCNLILHSRKKENCNAVIEEVRAKGIEAIAVEAELADRDKIKNMLKEIDSLGKDIDIVFNNAGLQVGYRKDYYKTPLEDFDISFAVNFIAPAMICYHFLPRMEERGTGRIINTTSGIKNEPEQAGYSASKAALDKYTSDLANRLDGTDIIISLSDPGWCRTDLGGPNAPNAPESSIPGVVVGAFVNDRTSGRLFNAGDFHNMSLEEAVEKAKTLTPLFK from the coding sequence ATGTTTGATGTACGTGGACGATGGGCACTTATAACAGGAGCAAGCCGCGGAATAGGAAGACTCATAGCTTTATTTATGGCAGAAAGGGGCTGCAATCTTATTCTTCACAGCAGAAAAAAAGAAAACTGCAATGCTGTTATTGAGGAAGTTAGGGCAAAAGGCATAGAGGCAATTGCTGTGGAGGCAGAGCTCGCAGACAGAGATAAGATAAAAAATATGCTAAAAGAAATAGATTCTCTTGGGAAAGATATAGACATAGTCTTTAATAACGCAGGCCTTCAGGTAGGCTACAGAAAGGATTATTATAAAACTCCTTTGGAGGACTTTGACATAAGCTTTGCCGTTAATTTTATAGCGCCTGCTATGATATGCTACCACTTCCTCCCACGCATGGAAGAAAGAGGAACCGGTCGAATAATCAACACTACAAGCGGTATAAAAAACGAGCCAGAACAGGCCGGATACTCAGCGAGCAAAGCTGCTCTGGATAAATACACCTCCGACCTTGCCAATAGACTTGATGGAACAGACATAATAATCAGTCTATCCGACCCTGGTTGGTGTAGAACGGATCTGGGCGGTCCCAACGCACCTAATGCTCCGGAAAGCAGTATCCCAGGAGTCGTCGTAGGTGCCTTTGTCAACGATAGGACAAGCGGAAGGCTTTTTAATGCCGGAGATTTCCACAATATGAGTCTAGAAGAAGCTGTGGAAAAAGCAAAGACACTAACTCCTCTTTTTAAATAA
- a CDS encoding ABC transporter substrate-binding protein — protein sequence MKKTLIVLLAVLMIAGLAFAGSQQEQGSKEASLTVLLDSTDGWVRNFNPFSNAKQFTLGFMHEYLVLFDPLNKNKEIPWLAEEVISEPDLKTLTIKVRKGVKWSDGTPLTAEDVAYSFTISKDHPAMDNGGFWGEDGKCKAVRVIDDYTVQIEMREPNRFWRQDVLNEHVIIPKHVWENVEDPMSYVYENPVVTGPFSEIIEFTPELIVLGRNPYYWKADELKVDRLVVPQFNGNEGALALLESGKVDWAYIFIPDIDNTYVKGDSNRNYWYGKNDAVRISLNYQTPDENNRKAFNNVAFRRAFSLSIDRQGIIDTAAYGYLDSMVPPVTGLPPALLGYENPKAREILDKYAKFDPEMAKKILDEAGFKDADGDGWRDNPDGTPIKFDILSPAGWTDWNDGAVIVAQGLRNIGINANAKAPDLGVIIEKWDSGEFDALYSGYGKSSNIWKFYYDTIGDASRAFTPTWWSVCQNNYINEEINSLIAKMPTAKTEEELRQYTDKVELFFAENMINIPLFYNGLWHIYNTSRFTGWSTKDNPVCEPALFDHDIKIYHLLQLRPVK from the coding sequence ATGAAAAAGACCCTTATAGTTCTTCTTGCTGTTCTTATGATTGCCGGTCTTGCTTTTGCAGGTTCTCAGCAAGAACAGGGCAGCAAAGAAGCTTCGCTCACTGTTCTTCTCGATTCAACCGACGGTTGGGTGAGAAATTTTAACCCATTTTCCAATGCCAAGCAGTTTACTCTTGGTTTTATGCATGAGTACCTTGTTCTGTTTGATCCACTTAATAAGAACAAGGAGATTCCCTGGCTTGCAGAAGAGGTTATAAGCGAACCTGACCTCAAGACTCTTACAATCAAGGTAAGAAAAGGGGTTAAGTGGAGTGACGGTACTCCTCTTACTGCCGAGGACGTTGCTTATTCTTTTACAATCAGCAAGGACCACCCTGCTATGGATAATGGCGGTTTCTGGGGAGAAGACGGAAAGTGTAAAGCGGTTAGAGTAATAGATGATTATACGGTGCAGATTGAGATGCGCGAGCCTAACCGTTTTTGGCGGCAGGATGTTTTAAATGAGCATGTTATTATTCCCAAACATGTGTGGGAAAATGTAGAAGACCCCATGTCTTATGTTTATGAGAACCCTGTTGTTACAGGTCCTTTCTCCGAAATTATAGAGTTTACTCCGGAACTTATTGTTCTGGGAAGAAATCCATACTATTGGAAAGCCGATGAGCTCAAGGTTGATAGGCTTGTTGTTCCTCAGTTTAATGGCAACGAGGGAGCTCTTGCACTCCTTGAATCTGGAAAGGTTGACTGGGCATATATTTTTATTCCTGATATAGACAATACTTATGTAAAAGGTGATTCCAATAGAAATTATTGGTATGGTAAAAATGATGCTGTAAGGATTTCTCTCAACTATCAGACTCCTGATGAGAATAATCGCAAAGCATTTAATAATGTTGCTTTCCGCAGAGCTTTTTCTCTGTCTATAGACAGGCAGGGAATTATTGATACTGCTGCCTACGGGTATCTTGACAGCATGGTTCCTCCTGTAACCGGTCTCCCTCCTGCGCTTCTGGGATATGAGAACCCCAAGGCAAGAGAAATTCTTGATAAGTATGCCAAGTTTGATCCCGAGATGGCTAAGAAAATTCTTGACGAGGCAGGCTTTAAGGATGCAGATGGCGATGGATGGAGAGATAATCCGGATGGAACCCCAATAAAGTTTGATATCCTTTCTCCTGCAGGTTGGACCGACTGGAATGACGGGGCAGTCATAGTTGCACAAGGACTTAGAAATATAGGCATCAATGCCAATGCAAAGGCTCCTGACCTCGGTGTTATAATCGAAAAATGGGATAGCGGTGAGTTTGATGCTCTGTACAGCGGTTATGGTAAGAGCTCAAATATCTGGAAGTTCTACTATGATACAATAGGTGATGCTTCCAGAGCGTTTACGCCTACATGGTGGAGCGTGTGTCAGAATAATTATATCAATGAGGAGATTAATTCTCTCATAGCAAAAATGCCTACGGCAAAAACAGAAGAAGAGCTTAGACAGTATACGGATAAGGTAGAGCTTTTCTTTGCAGAGAATATGATAAATATTCCTCTCTTCTATAATGGTTTATGGCATATTTATAACACTTCCAGATTTACGGGCTGGTCAACAAAGGATAATCCTGTGTGTGAGCCTGCGTTGTTTGATCATGATATCAAGATTTATCATCTGTTACAGCTTAGACCTGTAAAATAA
- a CDS encoding ABC transporter permease yields MKNLLSKDSKLFYVYKFFRDNPKAAVGFALLFILLFLTLGAPLFTSYDPMAMDKDAIRIAPNAKHILGTTQLGRDVWAQTLYGGRTSLMVGILAALIAVVLGAVIGITAGYFGGVVDGIITTVINVVMVVPNLPLILIMASLLDGVSPLVIAIIIGLTSWAWGARVLRSQTMSIRQREYIYAAETLGETRLRRLFSEVMPNMLSMMSAGFVGTTIYAIMAQATLEFLGFGDPFSVTWGNMLLNANRTAALQVGAWWELLGPSLAIVILASGLTLINFSIDEISNPRLRADRIMAGYYREKKKEAKLTKKAKKQVKEVV; encoded by the coding sequence ATGAAGAACTTATTATCAAAAGATTCCAAACTGTTTTATGTATATAAATTTTTTAGAGATAATCCCAAGGCTGCGGTGGGCTTTGCTCTTCTTTTTATTTTGCTTTTTCTTACTCTCGGTGCGCCTCTTTTTACTTCTTATGATCCTATGGCTATGGATAAGGATGCCATAAGAATTGCTCCCAATGCCAAGCATATCTTGGGTACAACACAGCTTGGCAGGGATGTATGGGCACAGACGCTTTATGGTGGAAGGACTTCTCTCATGGTGGGTATTCTGGCTGCGCTTATTGCCGTTGTTTTGGGTGCTGTTATAGGAATTACAGCTGGGTATTTTGGTGGGGTTGTGGACGGGATAATTACTACTGTTATAAATGTTGTAATGGTTGTCCCCAATCTTCCTCTTATCCTTATAATGGCTTCACTTCTTGATGGCGTTTCTCCGCTTGTAATAGCCATAATAATAGGACTCACCTCCTGGGCATGGGGAGCCAGGGTTTTGAGATCTCAGACTATGAGTATAAGGCAGAGAGAATATATATATGCAGCAGAGACCCTTGGCGAGACTAGGTTGAGAAGGCTTTTTTCTGAGGTTATGCCCAATATGCTTTCTATGATGAGTGCGGGGTTTGTAGGTACTACGATATATGCGATTATGGCTCAGGCTACTCTTGAATTTCTCGGTTTTGGTGATCCATTTTCTGTTACATGGGGCAATATGCTTCTCAATGCAAACAGAACTGCTGCCTTGCAGGTTGGTGCATGGTGGGAGTTACTGGGCCCAAGTCTTGCCATAGTTATTCTTGCATCTGGTCTTACTCTGATAAACTTTTCCATCGATGAGATTTCCAATCCTCGCTTGCGGGCGGACAGAATAATGGCAGGTTATTATCGGGAAAAGAAAAAAGAAGCAAAGCTTACAAAAAAAGCAAAAAAACAGGTAAAAGAGGTTGTGTGA
- a CDS encoding ABC transporter ATP-binding protein — protein sequence MAALLEVKDVCVDYVTLDGHVRAVDNVSFSIKEGQIFGLAGESGCGKSTLAYALMRLHRPPALITGGSIIFDGKDVLEMDDETLRKFRWEKISMVFQSAMNCLNPVIKLEKQFFEIFKYHDVTDSMDESRDRTAELLKLVGIAPERMRDYPHQFSGGMRQRAVIAMALALRPKLLVMDEPTTALDTVVQRSILQKVQELKEELGFSILFITHDLSLMMEFCDTIGIMYAAEIVEKASSSVILKSPRHPYSYGLKNSFPPLHGEMKYMEGIPGSPLDLRRIPNGCRFAERCFNAKDKCYREVPPRMHDGDDFFECHFPLNASRG from the coding sequence ATGGCAGCATTGCTGGAAGTAAAGGACGTATGTGTTGATTATGTTACTCTTGATGGTCATGTAAGAGCTGTAGATAATGTGAGTTTTTCCATAAAGGAGGGACAAATTTTTGGTCTAGCCGGTGAATCCGGTTGTGGTAAGAGTACTCTTGCTTATGCTCTTATGAGACTTCACAGGCCGCCTGCTCTGATTACAGGAGGAAGTATTATTTTTGATGGCAAGGATGTTCTAGAAATGGACGATGAAACTCTCAGAAAATTCAGATGGGAAAAAATCAGTATGGTTTTTCAATCTGCTATGAATTGTCTCAATCCGGTAATAAAATTGGAAAAACAATTTTTTGAGATTTTTAAATACCATGATGTCACAGATAGTATGGATGAGTCCAGAGACAGGACAGCTGAGCTTTTAAAACTTGTGGGTATTGCTCCGGAGAGAATGAGGGATTATCCTCATCAATTTTCTGGTGGCATGCGACAGCGGGCTGTTATTGCTATGGCTCTGGCTTTGAGGCCTAAGTTACTGGTTATGGATGAGCCTACTACTGCTCTTGATACTGTTGTTCAGCGTTCTATTCTCCAGAAGGTGCAGGAGCTTAAAGAGGAGCTTGGCTTTTCTATTCTTTTTATAACCCATGACCTAAGTTTGATGATGGAGTTTTGTGATACTATTGGCATAATGTATGCTGCTGAGATAGTGGAAAAGGCTTCTTCTTCTGTTATTCTTAAGAGTCCTAGACATCCGTATTCTTATGGACTTAAAAATTCCTTTCCTCCACTTCATGGAGAAATGAAATATATGGAGGGTATTCCGGGTTCTCCTCTGGATTTACGCAGGATTCCCAATGGTTGCCGTTTTGCAGAGCGTTGTTTTAATGCAAAGGATAAGTGCTACAGAGAGGTTCCTCCACGTATGCATGACGGTGATGATTTTTTTGAATGCCATTTTCCTTTAAATGCTTCCAGGGGGTAG
- a CDS encoding transcriptional regulator gives MLYTRFDPVFFERTRLSLITIIFREEKVSFPALKRITGLSDGALYSHLQKLVGAGFVSKEKVLISDGAQTVYFLTEKGRKEFKEYLVFMESVIKSHGEVKNE, from the coding sequence ATGCTTTACACAAGGTTTGATCCTGTTTTTTTTGAAAGGACGCGTCTTTCGCTGATTACTATTATTTTTAGGGAGGAAAAGGTGTCTTTTCCTGCTCTCAAAAGAATAACAGGGCTTTCTGATGGTGCTTTGTATTCTCACTTGCAGAAGCTTGTGGGTGCCGGTTTTGTTAGTAAGGAGAAGGTTCTTATTTCTGATGGTGCACAGACGGTTTATTTTCTGACAGAAAAGGGGCGGAAGGAGTTTAAAGAATATCTGGTTTTTATGGAGTCAGTTATAAAATCCCATGGGGAGGTTAAAAATGAATAG
- a CDS encoding carboxypeptidase-like regulatory domain-containing protein, whose protein sequence is MVVRRFLFGVLFSLFFIPALFAIDRVVLFMASDDIDKLIREETLSELAMQDWLAVKIADRFSDNPDELKGLAISRGVDSALLLYMQNDMIVFSVWDFSVKQEIWHYEQELPPVISSPVLARAVVSPIKDKLKELAESVSRQKPKFGEGVLVVSALPGTSLSGIFDEPVVVGDKGLVRLRLPAPSTYVIRAEKDGYRPVELIAALSVNDKTRVDFFQAKVYGLAVSIGAQHIQYPYIGFAYWLIPDKLRLDWDIKWYGIGYYLPSDVYASVSAGFVSFPLIETGLGFSVPFYRFLSDVSLFFFAGFNLRFVYPVGYTGLDPVAPFFTEIGLGADLPLFYAVGKWSFFFESFFTSYISNDRKQIYQSLEGNMDMESSGDIYNAFFVPGTRLGLRMEF, encoded by the coding sequence ATGGTGGTAAGACGTTTCTTGTTTGGAGTTTTGTTCTCTTTGTTTTTTATTCCTGCTCTTTTTGCAATTGATAGGGTTGTGTTGTTTATGGCTTCTGATGACATTGATAAGCTTATCCGCGAAGAGACTCTTTCTGAGCTTGCTATGCAGGATTGGCTTGCTGTAAAGATAGCTGATCGTTTTTCTGATAATCCCGACGAATTAAAAGGGCTTGCAATTTCCAGAGGGGTAGATAGTGCTTTGCTGCTCTATATGCAGAACGATATGATTGTTTTTTCTGTATGGGATTTTTCTGTCAAGCAGGAAATATGGCATTATGAACAGGAACTTCCTCCTGTTATTTCTTCTCCTGTGCTTGCCCGTGCGGTTGTTTCTCCCATAAAAGATAAGCTCAAAGAGTTGGCTGAGTCTGTAAGCAGACAGAAGCCTAAGTTTGGTGAGGGTGTGCTGGTTGTGTCTGCGCTTCCGGGAACTAGTTTAAGTGGGATTTTCGATGAGCCTGTTGTCGTAGGAGATAAGGGACTGGTCAGGCTCAGGCTTCCTGCGCCCAGTACTTATGTTATTCGTGCGGAGAAGGATGGATACAGGCCTGTGGAGCTGATTGCTGCATTGTCGGTGAATGATAAAACACGTGTGGATTTTTTTCAGGCAAAGGTCTATGGCCTTGCAGTAAGTATTGGAGCTCAGCACATCCAGTATCCCTATATTGGGTTTGCTTACTGGCTTATTCCGGATAAGCTTAGGCTTGACTGGGATATAAAGTGGTATGGTATAGGCTATTATCTTCCCTCTGATGTATATGCTTCTGTTTCTGCAGGTTTTGTTTCTTTTCCTCTTATAGAAACCGGGTTGGGTTTTTCTGTTCCGTTTTATCGTTTTCTTTCCGATGTTTCTCTTTTCTTTTTTGCGGGTTTTAATTTACGGTTTGTGTATCCTGTGGGTTATACGGGTCTTGATCCTGTAGCTCCTTTTTTTACGGAGATCGGTCTTGGTGCTGATTTGCCTCTCTTTTATGCCGTAGGCAAATGGAGCTTCTTTTTTGAGAGCTTCTTTACAAGCTATATAAGTAATGATAGAAAGCAGATTTACCAGTCTCTGGAAGGAAATATGGATATGGAGTCTTCCGGGGATATTTATAATGCTTTTTTTGTCCCCGGTACAAGACTGGGGCTCAGGATGGAGTTCTAA